A part of Arthrobacter dokdonellae genomic DNA contains:
- the allB gene encoding allantoinase AllB has product MSEAPPINSAAFDLVIRGARVLTPAGTAAHEVGINAGVIAAVEPLGAGLAGRETIELGADETLLPGLVDSHVHINEPGRTDWEGFASATRAAAAGGVTTVVDMPLNSIPPTTTVPHLELKREAAAGQTFVNVGFWGGAIPGNTADLRPLHEEGVFGFKCFLIHSGVDEFPHLESEEMERDLAEIGSFDSLLIVHAEDARTIEEITPVPGRHYSDFLASRPRAAENAAIARVIDAARRTGARAHILHLSSAEALPLIAAAKAEGIRITVETCPHYLTLQAEDVPDGATAYKCCPPIREAGNREQLWQGLIDGTIDCIVSDHSPSTLDLKDLENGDFAVAWGGVSSLQLGLPLIWTEARKRGIALDTVVGWMSAAPAKLVGLASKGRLAVGADADFSIFAADESQVVDVTRLKHKNAITPYDGASLTGVVRRTFLAGAEIDGITPTGKLLRNPAVSGHTGAAYRA; this is encoded by the coding sequence TTGTCTGAAGCACCACCGATCAACTCAGCAGCCTTTGACCTTGTCATCCGCGGCGCGCGCGTCCTCACCCCGGCCGGCACCGCCGCGCACGAGGTGGGCATCAACGCCGGAGTGATTGCCGCCGTCGAGCCCCTCGGCGCCGGGCTGGCGGGCCGGGAGACCATCGAGCTGGGCGCGGATGAAACGCTGCTCCCGGGCCTGGTGGACAGCCACGTCCACATCAACGAGCCCGGCCGCACCGACTGGGAGGGCTTCGCCTCCGCCACCCGGGCCGCGGCGGCCGGCGGCGTCACCACCGTGGTGGACATGCCGCTTAACAGCATCCCGCCGACGACGACGGTCCCCCACCTTGAGCTCAAGCGCGAGGCCGCCGCCGGCCAGACGTTCGTGAATGTCGGCTTCTGGGGCGGCGCCATCCCGGGCAACACCGCCGACCTCCGCCCCCTGCACGAGGAGGGCGTGTTCGGCTTCAAGTGCTTCCTCATTCATTCCGGCGTCGACGAATTCCCGCACCTGGAATCCGAGGAGATGGAACGCGACCTGGCCGAGATCGGCTCCTTCGACTCCCTGCTCATTGTGCACGCCGAGGACGCCCGGACCATCGAGGAGATCACGCCCGTGCCCGGCCGCCATTACTCGGACTTCCTGGCCTCGCGTCCGCGCGCCGCCGAGAACGCGGCCATTGCCCGGGTCATTGACGCAGCCCGGCGCACCGGCGCCCGCGCCCACATCCTGCACCTCTCCTCCGCCGAGGCCCTGCCGCTGATCGCCGCCGCGAAGGCCGAAGGCATCCGGATCACCGTGGAAACGTGCCCGCACTACCTCACTCTGCAGGCCGAGGACGTGCCCGACGGCGCCACCGCCTACAAGTGCTGCCCGCCCATCCGTGAGGCGGGCAACCGCGAACAGCTCTGGCAGGGCCTGATCGATGGCACCATCGATTGCATCGTCTCGGACCACTCCCCCAGCACCTTGGACTTGAAGGACCTGGAAAACGGCGACTTCGCCGTGGCCTGGGGCGGGGTCTCCTCCCTTCAGCTGGGCCTGCCACTGATCTGGACCGAGGCCCGCAAGCGCGGCATCGCCCTAGACACTGTCGTGGGCTGGATGTCCGCCGCCCCCGCCAAACTGGTGGGACTTGCGTCCAAGGGCCGGCTGGCGGTGGGCGCGGACGCCGACTTCTCCATTTTCGCTGCCGACGAATCGCAGGTGGTCGACGTGACCCGGCTCAAGCACAAGAACGCCATCACCCCGTACGACGGCGCCTCCCTCACCGGGGTGGTCCGGCGCACCTTCCTGGCCGGTGCTGAGATTGACGGCATCACTCCCACGGGCAAGCTGCTGCGCAACCCCGCTGTTTCGGGCCACACCGGGGCGGCATACCGTGCCTGA
- a CDS encoding PucR family transcriptional regulator: MRNEEIEDLVERLAVELGRGLSLEDLDGVLLAYSANQAQADRVRVNFLLSKRVPADVSAWQLSHGIAAAVRPVVVPANTELGMLGRVCVPLLVRGFRVGYLWVQQDAQEQSATAILAQLPQVRNSLDLLATLLLDSNTAESSQRRAREQQFLAAADGDRHAIEVVSEWPEIRQRGPWQAATVYAAPGADPASQPLPKPDHRAAGDPLAAVLVHRSAGLQATVGMDDALFSAGLGSHAVMLFRATQGRTVHAAVLKRYEGELAKRTGVPASRVVMGIGEPFGSLRALPAAYRESRIAAQAAAVDPVLGTILDVRGAGVYEVLAGGQADPEDSVYFRLIRARGDSGELFPVLELLYDNDGAVAGIADRLHLHRSTVYHRIARVRGIIGADPLAGRVRLELHLALKAARWAARPRI, translated from the coding sequence ATGCGCAACGAGGAGATTGAGGACCTGGTGGAACGGCTCGCCGTCGAACTGGGCCGCGGGCTGTCCCTGGAGGACCTGGACGGGGTGCTTCTGGCCTACAGCGCCAACCAGGCCCAGGCGGACAGGGTGCGCGTGAACTTCCTGCTGAGCAAGCGCGTCCCCGCCGATGTCAGCGCCTGGCAGCTCTCCCATGGCATCGCCGCGGCGGTCCGGCCCGTGGTGGTGCCCGCCAACACGGAGCTGGGCATGCTGGGCCGGGTGTGCGTGCCGCTGCTGGTCCGTGGCTTCCGCGTGGGATACCTGTGGGTCCAGCAGGATGCCCAGGAGCAAAGCGCGACGGCGATCCTCGCGCAGCTGCCCCAGGTCCGCAATTCGCTGGACCTCCTGGCCACGCTGCTGCTCGACTCCAACACGGCCGAGTCCAGCCAGCGGCGCGCCCGTGAACAACAGTTCCTGGCGGCCGCGGACGGCGACCGGCATGCCATCGAGGTCGTTTCCGAATGGCCCGAAATCCGCCAGCGCGGACCATGGCAGGCGGCCACCGTCTACGCGGCACCGGGAGCGGACCCGGCTTCCCAGCCGCTCCCCAAGCCGGACCACCGTGCGGCCGGGGACCCGCTCGCGGCGGTGCTGGTCCACCGCAGCGCGGGCCTGCAGGCGACGGTGGGCATGGACGACGCCCTGTTCTCCGCCGGCCTGGGCAGCCACGCCGTCATGTTGTTCCGCGCCACGCAGGGCCGGACCGTGCACGCCGCCGTACTCAAGCGCTACGAAGGCGAGCTGGCGAAGCGGACGGGAGTTCCGGCGTCGCGCGTGGTGATGGGCATCGGGGAGCCGTTCGGCTCGCTGCGCGCGCTGCCGGCGGCCTACCGGGAATCACGGATCGCGGCCCAGGCCGCCGCCGTCGACCCGGTGCTTGGCACCATCCTCGACGTGCGCGGGGCCGGGGTGTACGAGGTGCTGGCCGGCGGCCAGGCCGACCCGGAGGACAGCGTCTATTTTCGGCTCATCCGGGCCAGGGGCGATTCCGGCGAGCTGTTTCCGGTCCTGGAGCTCCTCTATGACAACGACGGCGCCGTGGCTGGGATTGCCGACCGGCTCCACCTGCACCGGTCCACCGTCTATCACAGGATCGCCCGGGTGCGCGGGATCATCGGCGCCGATCCGCTGGCCGGCCGCGTCCGGCTCGAGCTGCACCTGGCGCTGAAGGCCGCGCGCTGGGCGGCCCGGCCGCGGATCTGA
- a CDS encoding alpha/beta fold hydrolase, translating to MSSFATSRDGTRIAYTVEGSGPPVILVGGAMQFRGFDPNTVAMATLLAAQGFMVVNYDRRGRGESAQAPSFTLADTIDDLRALIEAAGPPAALFGSSSGGSICLAAAAAGLPVSALVLWEVPLGVEQGTDSAANLVGLREKLAAGNGDEVIAYFMKDMPPEWLEGARNSPGWPVMTAMGPSLEPDTESLAWTQSAPRAQLWSAITAPTLAMVGEQTLPLMPPAAESIAANVRHGSMATIPAANHSWEPDVMANRIAEFLRSLP from the coding sequence ATGAGCAGCTTTGCCACCTCCCGCGACGGCACCCGTATCGCCTACACCGTTGAAGGGTCGGGCCCGCCCGTCATCCTGGTGGGCGGGGCCATGCAGTTCCGCGGCTTCGACCCAAACACCGTCGCCATGGCCACGCTGCTGGCCGCCCAGGGTTTCATGGTGGTCAACTACGACCGGAGGGGCCGCGGCGAAAGCGCCCAGGCGCCGTCGTTCACGCTGGCCGACACCATCGACGACCTCCGCGCGCTCATCGAGGCGGCAGGGCCACCCGCGGCGCTGTTTGGCAGTTCCTCGGGCGGATCCATCTGCCTCGCCGCCGCAGCCGCGGGGCTCCCCGTCTCCGCCCTGGTCCTCTGGGAGGTGCCGCTGGGGGTGGAACAGGGCACCGACAGCGCCGCCAACCTGGTGGGACTGCGCGAAAAGCTGGCAGCCGGGAACGGGGACGAGGTCATTGCGTACTTCATGAAGGACATGCCGCCGGAATGGCTGGAGGGCGCCCGGAACAGCCCGGGGTGGCCCGTCATGACGGCCATGGGCCCGTCCCTGGAACCGGACACGGAATCCCTGGCCTGGACCCAGTCGGCGCCCCGCGCGCAGCTGTGGTCCGCCATCACGGCACCGACGCTGGCCATGGTGGGCGAGCAGACGCTGCCCCTCATGCCTCCGGCCGCCGAGTCCATCGCCGCCAACGTCCGGCACGGGAGCATGGCCACCATCCCTGCCGCCAACCACAGCTGGGAACCGGACGTGATGGCCAATCGGATCGCCGAGTTCCTTCGCAGCCTGCCATGA
- a CDS encoding glycerate kinase translates to MRVILAPDKFKGSLSAPEVARHLATGLASANADLQIELMPVADGGEGTVDAVIAAGFTRVSATVQGPTGEPVSADFAVRGKVAVIEMAAASGLAQLPDGRLSPLGAGTYGTGQLVAAALDHGCTDIVLGLGGSATTDGGSGMLAALGATFKDAAGRHLAPGGGALCQVTNIDLTGLDPRMGGVTFTLASDVDNPLLGPDGAAAIFSPQKGATDAHVEHLERALERYFRIMANALGTAAVDAIDAPGAGAAGGTGYAALAVLSAKRRPGIEVVLELTGLAEHLSGADVVITGEGSLDEQSLFGKAPMGVASAARTAGVNVVAVCGRTTLDEAALGGAGFTRTFALTDLEPDVSRCMIHAGQLLERIGATIGMELAAALKEETTLV, encoded by the coding sequence ATGCGCGTCATCCTCGCCCCGGACAAGTTCAAGGGATCGCTGTCCGCCCCGGAGGTGGCCCGCCACCTGGCAACCGGGCTGGCCTCCGCGAACGCCGACCTCCAGATTGAGCTCATGCCTGTGGCCGACGGCGGCGAAGGCACTGTCGACGCCGTCATCGCGGCGGGGTTCACCCGGGTCTCAGCCACCGTGCAGGGCCCGACCGGCGAGCCTGTCAGCGCCGACTTCGCCGTCCGCGGGAAGGTTGCCGTCATTGAGATGGCCGCCGCCTCGGGGCTGGCCCAGCTGCCCGACGGCCGCCTGTCCCCTCTCGGGGCCGGCACCTACGGCACGGGCCAGCTCGTCGCGGCGGCCCTGGACCACGGCTGCACGGACATCGTCCTGGGCCTGGGTGGCAGCGCAACAACGGATGGCGGCTCGGGCATGCTTGCAGCCCTGGGCGCCACCTTCAAGGACGCCGCCGGACGCCACCTGGCGCCCGGCGGCGGGGCCCTGTGCCAGGTCACGAACATTGACCTCACGGGCCTGGACCCGAGGATGGGCGGGGTGACGTTCACCCTGGCCAGCGACGTGGACAACCCGCTGCTCGGCCCGGACGGCGCCGCAGCCATCTTCAGCCCGCAAAAGGGTGCCACCGACGCGCACGTCGAGCACCTGGAAAGGGCCCTGGAACGCTACTTCCGCATCATGGCCAACGCCTTGGGCACCGCCGCCGTCGACGCGATCGACGCCCCCGGCGCCGGTGCCGCCGGCGGCACCGGCTACGCTGCGCTGGCCGTCCTTTCGGCCAAGCGGCGCCCGGGCATCGAGGTCGTCCTGGAACTGACCGGCCTCGCGGAACACCTCTCCGGGGCCGACGTCGTCATCACCGGCGAGGGCAGCCTGGACGAGCAAAGCCTCTTCGGCAAGGCCCCCATGGGCGTCGCCTCGGCAGCCCGCACGGCCGGCGTGAATGTTGTTGCCGTCTGCGGGCGCACCACCCTGGACGAGGCAGCCCTGGGCGGCGCCGGGTTTACCCGGACGTTCGCCCTGACCGACCTTGAACCGGACGTCTCCCGCTGCATGATTCATGCGGGGCAGCTCCTGGAACGGATCGGTGCAACCATTGGAATGGAACTGGCCGCGGCCCTTAAAGAGGAGACCACCCTTGTCTGA
- the ald gene encoding alanine dehydrogenase: protein MIIGVPKEIKNNEFRVAMTASGVHEFTRHGHTVLVERGAGAGSGIEDAEYEGAGAELVSDAAEVWGRADMVVKVKEPISIEYAHFRKGLVLFTYLHLAAEPELTRALMDSGVTAIAYETVQQGRALPLLAPMSEVAGRLSVQVGAQCLTAPAGGKGILLGGVPGVRPANVVILGAGVSGTNAAAMAIGAGADVTILDINIDRLHQLDDHYQGRLKTVASNALEIERCLVQADLVIGSVLIPGAKAPKLVTNDLVAKMKPGSVLVDIAVDQGGCFEDTHPTTHENPTFRVHNSIFYCVANMPGAVPNTSTYALTNVTLRYAVALANLGVAAALEADPALAAGLNVAGGQVAHHSVSTAHGLPLAQDWHQLV from the coding sequence ATGATCATCGGCGTTCCCAAGGAGATCAAAAACAACGAGTTCCGCGTGGCCATGACGGCCTCCGGCGTGCATGAATTCACCCGCCACGGCCACACCGTGCTGGTGGAGCGCGGCGCAGGCGCAGGTTCGGGCATCGAGGACGCCGAATACGAGGGCGCGGGTGCGGAACTTGTCAGCGATGCGGCGGAGGTCTGGGGCCGGGCGGACATGGTGGTCAAGGTCAAGGAACCCATCAGCATTGAGTACGCGCACTTCCGCAAGGGCCTGGTCCTGTTCACCTACCTGCACCTCGCCGCGGAACCGGAGCTGACACGCGCGCTCATGGACAGCGGCGTCACCGCCATCGCCTACGAGACCGTCCAGCAGGGCCGCGCCCTGCCACTGCTGGCCCCCATGTCCGAGGTGGCCGGGCGCCTCTCCGTGCAGGTCGGCGCCCAGTGCCTGACCGCCCCGGCCGGCGGCAAGGGCATCCTGCTCGGCGGCGTGCCCGGTGTCCGACCGGCCAACGTGGTGATCCTGGGTGCCGGCGTGTCCGGCACCAACGCCGCGGCCATGGCCATTGGCGCCGGTGCGGACGTGACCATCCTGGACATCAACATCGACCGGCTCCACCAGCTGGACGACCACTACCAAGGCCGCCTGAAGACCGTGGCCTCCAACGCGCTGGAAATCGAGCGCTGCCTGGTGCAGGCGGACCTGGTGATCGGCTCGGTGCTGATCCCGGGGGCCAAGGCGCCGAAGCTGGTCACCAATGACCTCGTGGCGAAGATGAAGCCCGGCTCCGTGCTGGTGGACATCGCCGTGGACCAGGGCGGCTGCTTCGAGGACACGCACCCCACCACGCACGAAAACCCCACCTTCAGGGTGCACAACTCCATCTTCTACTGCGTTGCCAACATGCCGGGCGCGGTGCCCAACACGTCCACCTATGCGTTGACCAACGTCACGCTCCGCTACGCCGTGGCGCTGGCCAACCTCGGCGTCGCCGCGGCCCTGGAAGCGGACCCAGCACTGGCCGCCGGGCTGAACGTGGCGGGCGGCCAGGTGGCCCACCACTCGGTCTCCACCGCCCACGGCCTGCCCCTGGCGCAGGACTGGCACCAGCTGGTCTAG
- the sucB gene encoding 2-oxoglutarate dehydrogenase, E2 component, dihydrolipoamide succinyltransferase, producing MPEAVVLPELGESVTEGTVTRWLKDVGDAVEVDEPLLEVSTDKVDTELPSPFTGVLEAILVREDQSAAVGQVLAHIGSAMSEPAGSEKAAVGPVGTTLVDAYPVTTGFRPKKSPGSRPGGTYVTPLVRKLARQNGVELDTLAGTGVRGRIRRGDVLAAVAAEPHTTAVRAAAVPAAARTAGPTPDEASASLRGTTVKAPRIRQVIARRMRESLTVSTQLTQVHEVDLTALVRLREDRKAAFASRNGVKLTFLPFIAVAVAEALKRYPMLNAEFDEGSGTISYHDAEHLAFAVDTPKGLLVPVVRNTGTLNLAGMARGIADVAARARAGSIGADELSGGTFSITNIGSVGALFDTPILNQPQVGILGIGAIVKRPGVVTDTDGADVLGIRHMMYLCLTYDHRLVDGADAGRFLQTVTCRLEAAAFEA from the coding sequence GTGCCTGAAGCGGTAGTCCTGCCCGAGCTGGGTGAAAGTGTCACCGAAGGTACCGTAACGCGCTGGCTGAAGGACGTGGGCGACGCCGTTGAGGTTGACGAACCGCTCCTGGAGGTCTCCACCGACAAGGTCGACACAGAGCTGCCGTCCCCGTTTACCGGCGTCCTCGAAGCCATTCTGGTCCGTGAGGACCAGAGCGCAGCGGTGGGCCAGGTGCTCGCCCACATCGGCAGCGCGATGTCTGAGCCCGCCGGGAGCGAAAAAGCTGCGGTTGGGCCCGTCGGGACTACTTTGGTCGATGCCTATCCGGTCACGACCGGATTCCGACCGAAAAAGTCACCGGGGTCCAGGCCGGGCGGGACCTATGTCACCCCGCTGGTTCGCAAGCTGGCCCGGCAGAACGGCGTCGAACTGGACACGTTGGCAGGCACGGGTGTTCGGGGCCGCATCCGTCGTGGCGATGTGTTGGCCGCCGTTGCGGCCGAACCACATACCACCGCTGTCCGGGCGGCCGCTGTCCCTGCGGCCGCCCGGACGGCGGGACCAACTCCCGACGAGGCCTCAGCCAGCCTGCGCGGCACAACTGTCAAGGCCCCGCGTATCCGCCAGGTCATTGCCCGGCGCATGCGGGAGTCGTTGACGGTATCAACGCAGCTCACCCAGGTGCATGAAGTTGACCTGACTGCCCTGGTGCGCCTGCGCGAAGACCGCAAAGCCGCATTTGCGTCCCGCAACGGTGTCAAGCTGACGTTTCTGCCGTTCATTGCCGTGGCCGTGGCTGAGGCGTTGAAGAGATACCCCATGCTCAACGCTGAATTTGATGAGGGCTCCGGCACCATCTCCTACCACGACGCCGAGCACCTCGCCTTCGCCGTCGACACTCCCAAGGGGCTGCTGGTGCCCGTGGTCAGGAACACTGGAACGTTGAACCTCGCCGGAATGGCCCGCGGCATCGCCGACGTCGCCGCACGTGCCCGCGCCGGTTCCATCGGTGCCGACGAACTCTCCGGCGGCACGTTCTCCATCACAAACATAGGCAGTGTCGGGGCCTTGTTTGACACCCCGATCCTCAACCAGCCCCAGGTGGGCATCCTTGGCATCGGTGCCATTGTCAAGCGGCCAGGCGTCGTGACGGACACTGACGGCGCGGACGTGCTGGGCATCAGGCACATGATGTACCTTTGCCTGACCTACGACCACCGCCTGGTGGACGGCGCCGACGCCGGACGCTTCCTGCAGACCGTCACCTGCCGGCTGGAGGCGGCCGCCTTCGAGGCGTAG
- a CDS encoding dihydrofolate reductase family protein, with protein MSLVSCDVALSLDGFVAGPHQSLEHPLGVGADTRLHTWMFDQPDANAAEIAAITHAGAFVMGRNMFGPVRGPWDTWDAVALGPWRGWWGEDPPYHAPVFVLTHHPHEPLEMEGGTTFSFVGDGPASALALAHAAAGDRDVAICGGAQTINQYLAAGMIDELRLHLVPVVLGAGERLFAGLPHLEFDQAGARATDLVTHLTYRRAPVIGQ; from the coding sequence ATGAGCCTGGTCAGCTGTGACGTGGCGCTGTCACTGGACGGGTTCGTGGCCGGCCCCCACCAAAGCCTGGAGCACCCCCTGGGCGTTGGCGCCGACACCCGCCTGCACACCTGGATGTTTGACCAGCCCGACGCCAACGCGGCGGAGATCGCCGCCATCACCCATGCCGGTGCCTTCGTCATGGGCCGAAACATGTTTGGCCCGGTCCGCGGCCCCTGGGACACCTGGGACGCCGTGGCGTTGGGTCCGTGGCGCGGCTGGTGGGGCGAGGACCCGCCGTACCACGCACCTGTCTTTGTCCTCACCCACCATCCGCACGAGCCCCTGGAGATGGAGGGCGGCACCACGTTCTCCTTTGTTGGCGACGGCCCGGCGTCGGCCCTGGCGTTGGCCCACGCCGCAGCCGGGGACCGCGACGTGGCGATTTGCGGCGGGGCCCAAACCATCAACCAGTATCTGGCGGCCGGCATGATCGACGAGCTGCGGCTCCACCTTGTCCCTGTGGTGCTCGGGGCGGGCGAGCGGCTGTTTGCCGGCCTGCCGCACCTCGAGTTTGACCAGGCCGGCGCGCGCGCCACGGACCTGGTCACGCACCTGACGTACCGGCGGGCGCCCGTGATCGGCCAGTGA